In the genome of Diabrotica undecimpunctata isolate CICGRU chromosome 2, icDiaUnde3, whole genome shotgun sequence, the window CAGTGGGTTTACCAGGTATAATACTGTTGTTGCTTGAATatttgctttaggtcattacGGATTTGAATATGTTGGGCTTTTGATGATTGACTGTTTACATAAGAAGCTTGCTTGGCTGCTTGGTCTGCTTTTCCTTACCGGTGATGCCGTCATGGGATGGTAGCCAAATGATCGTGACATTTACTATGGCTGTCTATGGGACTAGATTTGAAAGCGCCCAAGCAAAGACGAATAAAAGTGTTATGCATAGAGTTTAGTAGCTTTAAGTCAGATTTTGATGCAGGCATGTATATGAAGCTGCTGTAGTCCAGTTTTGAGCGGATTAAAGCTCTATATAATATATTAAGTAAAATCGTTTCGTCCACACCCCATGTGTACTTTGATAGTGCCTTAATGATATTGAGTCTCTTCATTGCATTGCCCTTTACTACACTAATATGCTGTTTCCAAGTTAGCCTACTCTCAAACGATAAACCAAGTATTTTGTGATGAGTAACTAGTTGCAATGGAGTTCCATTAAGGGTGATAATTGGACTTTGGCTGCAGGGTCTTCTGCTAAACCATATTAATTTCGATTTAGGGGTTGAAAGAGCTAATCCGGTTTTTTTTAACCATTCGCTAAGTTGATTTACAGCACGTTGGAGCACCTGAAGATGATTTACAGCATCTGGAGCACGTTGCATGTGGCAATTGTACTTTTTCGCTAACAATATAAAATAAGATCATCTGCGTATATTATGTAAGTGCTTGACTGGTGTACAAATACTGGaacaaatatcatttattgcaagAATGAACAGTGTTTTACTGGgtactgaaccttgtgggactccattaTTTTGCCCGAATGTCGCCCAAATTTCCCCATTTTTTTTCACTTTGAACGTTCtttgttgtaaaaagttttttatgaaggagtataaatttcaaaaactactgatttaaaatttaaatatgtaatattATTTCTAGTACACAAAAAACTTTTCTGGTAAAAGTTGTTTTTATACAATGGCCGTCTAAAATCTTCAttacatttaaattaatattgaaaCTCGAATTTGGAATCTCAACATATGAAGGTCGTTCTGTATGTTGAGAATCgttattttagttttaagttgAATATTTGGATTGTAAATTAactaaattttggacatttaAACATAAAGGTGTAGTATATTCAACACTGCTCTTTACTCTTGCCTCTGAGTAATCATAAAGGTATTATTTAAAACCTGACTATAATGGTAGCATTgcactgtttattttgtttatttttgtacatatgTGCATGTGCATATGCTAGAAGGATGGTTTTTGTCGAAAAAGATCGTTTTCATATCCACAAGCTAAAACTTATTTTAATCGATATATATTATGATGCCAATATAACTCCAGTTAATGACCGTTTTGAACTGTGATTTTCCTCGTCACAAGGAATTTGTTTGAAAATTTTGATTTAGGTACCTGTTACCCTCTACTACATTGTTGTACTTGAGCCCAGGGTTGCTGTTACTTGGGGGGAAAACtttttcttcttatggtgcctatccgttacggatgttggacactaacatggctattctgactttgttgactgctgccctgaaaagtccggtagtggttaagttaaaccgtTTTCGCAGGGtgtgcagccaggatattcttcttcgtcccggacctcttttcccatgcactttaccttgaagtatggtctgAAGTAGTAtagttgttcattgcgcattatatggcccaggtattctagtttgtgACGTTTCagatggttatgactagttcgcgctttTTACCCATTTTAtgcagtacttcttcgttggtaactctgtctatccaaaaAATCCttaacatgcgtctatagcaccacatctcaaatgctttgagtctcttcagtgatgcttcagttaaggtccatgactccacgccatataaaagaacgaagaatacgtagcattttagtaaacgaacttttatttccaattttatatcgtggctgttaaatatttttttcattttgacgaaagctgatcttgccttctcgatccttatcttaatttcagTAGATTGGttccactgttcatttaagtttgcattcagataacaaaagttggtgatttgtgttataagttgttggttaactagtaattgaccaggtagtatcctatttttgcttataaccatgccCAAACCTGCTACCTAtttctgccaccctggagacaagtgtctgcagacctttaagactatctgcaaaaatgacagtatcatcagcgtatcttatgttgttcaatcgttctccgtttataagtattccttagtctatgtccgttagcgctaggttcataatgtgtGGGGGGAAAACATATGTTTAAAATAAGTCCGACAATGGATAAATTACCGGAAACGAAAAAATGGATAATTCTCTAAATTCTCTAAAGCAACTCTCATTGTATAgagtttttttttgtcaatacttagtgagttatttgcgagtgaaaatgttcatttttcaaaataaaatccACATTacggtttttcacaaataactcaaaaattaagtattttttgaaaaaaaaaaatatttatagataGTGTACTTATAAAGTCTGTAGACTTAGAAGAAGCAGAGTTGTAGCTCATGAAGTGTAGgttaatttaaaagtaaaagtCTTGTACGGTAAAAATTATAAGTTTTGTTTTTTgaacattttgaattttttttgtttttctgaaaGATAAAAATTAGTTAAGATATTACTGTTATTGGTGCTAAACCGTTATAATAAAAAGTGTACTTAGGGAacctattttttataaacataaagATAATTTGATACtcctcttcacaaaaagggagatatgatggtgtgtgataataatagaggcatcaccctacttaacgtggcatataaaatattgtccaacgtattgtacagaagattgatccctTATGCTTAACAAATAGTTGGaaactaccagtgcggtttccgacccaataaatgaacaacggatcaaatcttcacagtcaggcagaaTCTTgggaaaacgcttgagttcggagtcgacatCCACCACATATTCATGGATTTCAAACAAAAAACTTTTACAGGCTATGggggaatttcaaatgccgcttcatcttgttcaactaacggaacttacactcacaggcctagagagtgtagtcagaatccaaaacgacttttccagacccttccattgtaaaaatggactgagacagggagatggactgtcgtgtctcttatttaaccttgcactagaaaaagtaattcgacaatgccatattaatacgaatggcaccatctttaataaatctgtacaagtggtcggatatgcagatgacatagacattattgctaggtccacagaatctctgatcgaagtaTTTCGATCACaaagggcgtctgcacttagaattgaattaaaaataaacgcacagaataCTAattatatgtattgtactagatcaggcaaccagatacctagactataatgatctggaactggaaggtgtgtaAACCTTCGTccacctgggctcgctgctgaccaaagacaacaatgtcagcgaagaaattaaaagaagaatagtgcttacCAATACGTGCTATTATCGCTTGAGGAACCATATGGCCCCAAAACaatccagaaaaattaaagttaccatatataaaacactaataaggccagcgttaacatacgggtctgaaacgtggtcactgcttaaacgtttcgagagaaaaattctaaggaaaatatatggaggaattcaagaacagggtttgtggcgtaggcgctacaactttgagttatatagaagttttggggaacctgacgttgtaaaatgtattaaattagcacgccttcgatggttaggacatgtaattaggcgagataaagatgcaacgatcagaaaaattttcgaccgaagaggaccagtgggaagacgagccagaggaagaccaaaacttaggtatcaataTAACATAGAgaatgatctaaaatccatctgagttaaagcatggagaagagttgccagagacaggggcgaatggaagattgttctgaagaaggctttggctcataacgagctgtaatgccactgatgatgatgatgaaagataATTTGGTttcatattttgataaaaaactgattcttattttgataaaaataagaATCAGTTTATGGGTAAGAAATAATTAATGTGTTTCAAAGGCGTTAAACTTCTGACGTTCATCAAatctatacagggtgtccagaaactctcctgataaACAAAGAccagagattcctcagataattttaagacaattaaCCCAATTGACATAAGGGAGCTAGATCTCTTTAAAGATGGCTGcgtgtaattagtttttttaaatagctccagaacgcttctatttagaaaaacgatagctggtacgattatttatcctcttAAGTTGAATCGATTTCATCAATTGATAATTTTTAGTATCATCATCTAGGTCAGACGCGTCCATTTtaggtaggtcaacggttattttaacgcataaatTTTTGTTCTTTAACTTTTAAGAActtgtgatactagattattagatTTCCAGGTATTCTAGAACTAAAGAGTATTCTAATTTTAAGTTGGTGGAATACACGGTTTTCGAGaaaaattgatttgaaaatttttcgtattttcgtcatgaaagttcaattagtatttttagtttttactttgtaGCATTCAAACACAACAATTTGAATGTGGCTCAAGATGTGGCTAATATACATGTACTAAACAAAAGAgcttaaacattttttagataattttgtttatgtaaaaatTGGGTTTTAACGAAATAAGACAATAATTATTGCATATATGTACAAGTTGGGTTATgtaatatttagttataaatgtGATTCATGAGATAATATAGCTTTtagataaaattttttttataataaatatttgtttattataatttataaaacatgaattttaattttaaattttaaaatttaatttatgatattttaacaataaaacagtagtagtagtaatatttaaaattaatttgcaTCAATAAATGTCGAATTCATccaatatatttcaaatattgaatttatgaGAATTATCGGTAATATTATAGTACCTAGTAAAGTGGAATATTAACGAACAAATAAAATCAATTAAGGAATTAATTGTAATTAAATCTGTACGCATTGCTTCATGTTCCGAAACTTGTCAAATCCAGGTAACAGTATCATGACAACCGAAATAATTTATTGGTAGATTAGATCAAATACATTTAGGGCAATCCAGTAATGCtctaatataattattataaatatactgTGTGATGCAAAAACAGCATCCAGCAAAATATAATGATCATTCTTAATATaagaaacataaaatattttgctgcttttatagtaaaataatataaggat includes:
- the LOC140433641 gene encoding uncharacterized protein — translated: MQRAPDAVNHLQVLQRAVNQLSEWLKKTGLALSTPKSKLIWFSRRPCSQSPIITLNGTPLQLVTHHKILGLSFESRLTWKQHISVVKGNAMKRLNIIKALSKYTWGVDETILLNILYRALIRSKLDYSSFIYMPASKSDLKLLNSMHNTFIRLCLGAFKSSPIDSHSKCHDHLATIP